The proteins below are encoded in one region of Neofelis nebulosa isolate mNeoNeb1 chromosome 17, mNeoNeb1.pri, whole genome shotgun sequence:
- the BCO1 gene encoding beta,beta-carotene 15,15'-dioxygenase isoform X3 — MDVIFGRNKKEQLEPVRAQVTGEVYYRSKYLRSDTYNANTKANRIVVSEFGTMAHPDPCKNIFSKAFSYLSHTIPDFTDNCLINIMKCGEDFYATTETNYIRKINPQTLETLEKVDYRNYVAVNLATSHPHYAAGNVLNMGTSIMDKGKTKYVIFKIPATVPEDAKGKNPLKHTEVFGSITSRSLLSPSYYHSFGVTENYIVFLEQPFKLDVLKISTAYIRGVNWASCLAFHREDQTYIHIIDQRTGKPVPTQFYTDPVVVFHPVNAYEEDGCLVFDIIAYEDGSLYQLFHLANLNQDFEENSRLTSIPTLRRFAVPLDVDKNAEVGSNVAKLASTTARALKEKDDRVYCQPELLYEGLELPRINYAPNGKPYRYVFAAEVHWSPIPTKILKYDVLTKSSLKWGQEHCWPAEPLFVPMPGAKDKDDGIILSAIVSTDPQKLPFLLVLDAKSFTELARASIDAEVHLDLHGLFIPDADGDAREQAPSQEQPDRVPDCQVAPRT, encoded by the exons gtgaagTCTATTACAGGAGCAAATACCTGAGAAGTGATACCTACAATGCCAACACCAAGGCCAACAGGATTGTGGTGTCAGAGTTTGGAACGATGGCCCATCCAGACCCCtgcaaaaacatattttctaa AGCTTTTTCCTACTTGTCCCATACCATCCCTGATTTCACAGACAACTGCCTGATAAACATCATGAAGTGTGGAGAAGACTTCTATGCGACCACAGAGACCAATTACATCAGGAAAATCAACCCACAGACTCTGGAAACCCTGGAGAAG GTGGATTATCGCAATTACGTGGCGGTAAATCTGGCAACATCGCATCCTCATTATGCGGCTGGAAATGTTCTTAATATGGGCACATCCATCATGGACAAGGGGAAGACAAAATATGTGATCTTTAAGATCCCTGCCACAGTACCAG AGGACGCGAAGGGGAAGAACCCGTTGAAGCACACAGAGGTGTTCGGTTCCATCACCTCCCGCTCGCTCCTCTCCCCGAGCTATTACCACAGCTTCGGAGTCACCGAGAACTACATTGTTTTCCTCGAGCAGCCTTTCAAGCTGGACGTCCTCAAGATATCAACTGCGTACATCCGGGGAGTGAACTGGGCTTCCTGCCTGGCTTTCCACAGGGAGGACCAG ACTTACATTCACATCATCGACCAAAGGACTGGGAAGCCCGTGCCGACCCAGTTTTACACGGACCCCGTGGTGGTGTTTCATCCCGTCAACGCCTACGAAGAGGACGGCTGCCTTGTGTTTGACATCATCGCCTACGAGGACGGCAGCCTTTATCAGCTCTTCCACTTGGCCAACCTGAACCAGGACTTTGAGGAGAACTCCAGGCTCACCTCCATTCCCACCCTCCGGAGGTTCGCCGTGCCCCTCGATGTGGACAAG AATGCAGAAGTGGGATCAAATGTAGCCAAACTGGCATCCACAACGGCAAGAGCCCTGAAGGAAAAAGACGACCGAGTGTACTGCCAGCCGGAGCTGCTTTATGAAG GCTTAGAGCTGCCTCGGATCAATTATGCTCCCAACGGGAAGCCCTACCGCTATGTGTTTGCGGCCGAAGTTCACTGGAGTCCCATCCCAACCAAG ATCCTGAAATATGACGTTCTCACAAAGTCATCCTTAAAATGGGGACAGGAGCACTGCTGGCCAGCAGAACCCCTGTTTGTCCCCATGCCGGGTGCCAAGGACAAGGATGACG GAATTATCTTATCGGCCATCGTCTCTACCGATCCCCAGAAGCTTCCTTTTCTGCTTGTTCTGGATGCCAAAAGTTTCACAGAACTGGCTCGTGCGTCCATTGACGCAGAGGTGCACCTGGATCTCCACGGGTTATTCATCCCGGACGCAGACGGGGACGCAAGGGAGCAGGCCCCTTCCCAGGAACAGCCGGACAGGGTTCCAGACTGCCAGGTGGCCCCACGGACCTGA
- the BCO1 gene encoding beta,beta-carotene 15,15'-dioxygenase isoform X4, whose protein sequence is MIRAFSYLSHTIPDFTDNCLINIMKCGEDFYATTETNYIRKINPQTLETLEKVDYRNYVAVNLATSHPHYAAGNVLNMGTSIMDKGKTKYVIFKIPATVPEDAKGKNPLKHTEVFGSITSRSLLSPSYYHSFGVTENYIVFLEQPFKLDVLKISTAYIRGVNWASCLAFHREDQTYIHIIDQRTGKPVPTQFYTDPVVVFHPVNAYEEDGCLVFDIIAYEDGSLYQLFHLANLNQDFEENSRLTSIPTLRRFAVPLDVDKNAEVGSNVAKLASTTARALKEKDDRVYCQPELLYEGLELPRINYAPNGKPYRYVFAAEVHWSPIPTKILKYDVLTKSSLKWGQEHCWPAEPLFVPMPGAKDKDDGIILSAIVSTDPQKLPFLLVLDAKSFTELARASIDAEVHLDLHGLFIPDADGDAREQAPSQEQPDRVPDCQVAPRT, encoded by the exons ATGATTAG AGCTTTTTCCTACTTGTCCCATACCATCCCTGATTTCACAGACAACTGCCTGATAAACATCATGAAGTGTGGAGAAGACTTCTATGCGACCACAGAGACCAATTACATCAGGAAAATCAACCCACAGACTCTGGAAACCCTGGAGAAG GTGGATTATCGCAATTACGTGGCGGTAAATCTGGCAACATCGCATCCTCATTATGCGGCTGGAAATGTTCTTAATATGGGCACATCCATCATGGACAAGGGGAAGACAAAATATGTGATCTTTAAGATCCCTGCCACAGTACCAG AGGACGCGAAGGGGAAGAACCCGTTGAAGCACACAGAGGTGTTCGGTTCCATCACCTCCCGCTCGCTCCTCTCCCCGAGCTATTACCACAGCTTCGGAGTCACCGAGAACTACATTGTTTTCCTCGAGCAGCCTTTCAAGCTGGACGTCCTCAAGATATCAACTGCGTACATCCGGGGAGTGAACTGGGCTTCCTGCCTGGCTTTCCACAGGGAGGACCAG ACTTACATTCACATCATCGACCAAAGGACTGGGAAGCCCGTGCCGACCCAGTTTTACACGGACCCCGTGGTGGTGTTTCATCCCGTCAACGCCTACGAAGAGGACGGCTGCCTTGTGTTTGACATCATCGCCTACGAGGACGGCAGCCTTTATCAGCTCTTCCACTTGGCCAACCTGAACCAGGACTTTGAGGAGAACTCCAGGCTCACCTCCATTCCCACCCTCCGGAGGTTCGCCGTGCCCCTCGATGTGGACAAG AATGCAGAAGTGGGATCAAATGTAGCCAAACTGGCATCCACAACGGCAAGAGCCCTGAAGGAAAAAGACGACCGAGTGTACTGCCAGCCGGAGCTGCTTTATGAAG GCTTAGAGCTGCCTCGGATCAATTATGCTCCCAACGGGAAGCCCTACCGCTATGTGTTTGCGGCCGAAGTTCACTGGAGTCCCATCCCAACCAAG ATCCTGAAATATGACGTTCTCACAAAGTCATCCTTAAAATGGGGACAGGAGCACTGCTGGCCAGCAGAACCCCTGTTTGTCCCCATGCCGGGTGCCAAGGACAAGGATGACG GAATTATCTTATCGGCCATCGTCTCTACCGATCCCCAGAAGCTTCCTTTTCTGCTTGTTCTGGATGCCAAAAGTTTCACAGAACTGGCTCGTGCGTCCATTGACGCAGAGGTGCACCTGGATCTCCACGGGTTATTCATCCCGGACGCAGACGGGGACGCAAGGGAGCAGGCCCCTTCCCAGGAACAGCCGGACAGGGTTCCAGACTGCCAGGTGGCCCCACGGACCTGA